Proteins from a single region of Runella sp. SP2:
- a CDS encoding SDR family oxidoreductase — translation MNTPQYALVTGSAKGIGKAIANELAQRQYHLLLVDFDQEVLEYTQTELRGRYPALSVHTFVQDLSEPEAVANIEKWVAPFKDKLKVAINNAGFGLTGRFSDLNIEEQLNMVDVNFKAVVRLSYLFVSILKNNGETYLLNVASTTAYQSVPYLAVYAASKAAVLSFTRSLRFELRETGLSVSTLSPGSTDTDFVYRARMGEHTKKTASKVNMTPEAVGKIAIKGLFAKKSEIIPGFLNVLNAHLPKYVPKLLTEKVAANIYEPRN, via the coding sequence ATGAATACACCCCAATATGCCCTCGTAACAGGCTCGGCCAAAGGCATCGGAAAGGCCATTGCCAACGAACTTGCTCAACGTCAGTACCACCTCCTCTTGGTCGATTTTGACCAAGAGGTGCTCGAATATACCCAAACCGAGCTACGCGGACGCTACCCCGCGCTCAGTGTTCACACTTTTGTGCAAGATTTATCTGAGCCAGAAGCCGTCGCTAACATTGAAAAATGGGTGGCTCCCTTCAAGGATAAATTAAAGGTGGCGATTAACAACGCAGGGTTTGGACTAACGGGGCGATTTTCCGACCTCAATATTGAAGAGCAACTCAACATGGTTGATGTCAACTTCAAAGCGGTCGTTCGGCTTTCGTACCTGTTTGTTTCTATCCTAAAAAACAACGGAGAAACCTATTTGCTCAACGTAGCCAGTACCACCGCTTACCAGTCTGTACCATACCTAGCCGTTTATGCCGCCTCCAAAGCGGCGGTATTGTCGTTTACGCGCAGCCTTCGGTTTGAACTAAGAGAAACTGGCCTTTCCGTTTCGACCCTAAGCCCAGGCAGCACCGACACCGATTTTGTCTATCGCGCCAGAATGGGCGAACATACCAAAAAGACAGCATCCAAAGTGAATATGACGCCCGAAGCCGTAGGCAAGATTGCCATAAAAGGGTTGTTTGCCAAAAAATCAGAAATCATCCCTGGTTTTCTCAACGTCCTCAATGCACACCTACCCAAGTACGTACCCAAACTTTTGACAGAAAAAGTAGCCGCAAACATCTACGAACCCCGAAACTAA
- a CDS encoding serine O-acetyltransferase, producing the protein MSDVKEFIDKLHHTHKAEWEATPKIQDSIDWLTNLFEFLFPNNRLHKKATYVGILKKNQIDLENILLSYLDPTEADIEGTVNAFYQSLETVYHHLRADAAKIYEFDPAATSIHEVIVSYPGFYAIAVYRIAHQLTLLKVPVLPRILSEYAHRNTGTDIHPAAKIGVPFMIDHSTGIVIGATAIIGNNVSIYQGVTLGALQVAKELAEVKRHPTVEDNVIIYARTTILGGKTVIGKNSIIGGSVFLTKSVAPNSHVFNTHQLRIEVKDEVFD; encoded by the coding sequence ATGTCTGACGTAAAGGAATTTATCGATAAGCTTCACCACACGCACAAAGCAGAATGGGAAGCAACGCCAAAAATCCAAGATTCGATTGATTGGTTGACGAACCTTTTTGAGTTTCTTTTTCCCAACAACCGTTTGCACAAAAAGGCAACCTACGTGGGTATCCTCAAAAAGAATCAAATCGACCTTGAGAATATTTTATTGAGCTACTTAGACCCTACGGAAGCCGATATTGAAGGGACGGTCAATGCCTTTTATCAATCATTAGAAACGGTCTATCATCATTTACGAGCCGACGCCGCCAAGATTTACGAGTTTGACCCCGCCGCTACGAGCATTCACGAAGTTATCGTTTCTTATCCAGGCTTTTACGCCATTGCCGTTTACCGAATCGCTCATCAATTAACGCTCTTAAAAGTACCCGTTTTACCACGGATTTTGAGCGAGTATGCGCACCGAAATACGGGCACCGACATTCACCCTGCGGCGAAAATTGGAGTCCCCTTTATGATTGACCACAGTACAGGCATTGTAATCGGCGCAACGGCCATCATTGGAAATAATGTTTCTATTTATCAAGGGGTTACGCTAGGAGCATTGCAAGTAGCAAAGGAGCTGGCCGAAGTAAAACGCCACCCTACGGTAGAAGACAACGTCATCATTTACGCCCGAACTACCATCCTTGGCGGAAAAACCGTCATTGGTAAAAACAGCATCATTGGGGGGAGCGTATTTTTAACCAAAAGTGTAGCGCCCAATTCGCACGTTTTTAATACCCACCAACTCCGAATCGAAGTAAAAGACGAGGTGTTTGACTAA
- a CDS encoding family 2A encapsulin nanocompartment cargo protein cysteine desulfurase, with protein sequence MSTSINTLTGLPDVAALEALANQFFAALPGEHPIAQGFAKQGIHALAPVHAEAPNEVPFYFADGAPTPPALGGVGISPTLHDPTAFVAAGAAPTTPHVVEPASISSNGGRIPSSVAGSGASPSAIQHGNNINLENPQTSFPDENLKSDAIPSSIGSGRETSPEQLPFQSHFSFESQLQKALEALSGTNHVASVPQIGSPYYFLSGNALHGLGDGVVPQFPFVSSTTASANSLQSAPKLPLDAALIKKDFPILQETVNGKPLIWLDNAATTQKPKLVIDRLSYFYEHENSNIHRAAHELAARATDAYEAAREKVRAFLNAASTNEIVFVRGATEAINLVAKSFGEQFINAGDEIIVSHLEHHANIVPWQQLAQKKGARLRVIPVDDDGQVILEEYVKLLNSRTKLVSFTQVSNALGTVTPAKQIVELAHQIGAKVLVDGAQSVSHMSVDVRYLNADFFVFSGHKVFGPTGIGVVYGKEELLNQIQPWQGGGNMIKDVTFERTVYHPAPSRFEAGTGNIADAVGLGAAIDYVTGLGMNLIYQYEHQLLHYATHLLKDVPGLRLVGTAPDKASVLSFTLKGYTNDEVGQALNKEGIAVRTGHHCAQPILRRFGLESTVRPSLAFYNTCADIDTLVETLYRLQHKK encoded by the coding sequence ATGAGTACAAGTATTAATACTTTGACAGGACTGCCCGACGTAGCAGCGTTGGAAGCACTGGCAAATCAGTTTTTTGCTGCTTTGCCAGGTGAACATCCGATTGCGCAAGGATTTGCCAAACAGGGGATTCATGCCCTTGCACCTGTTCACGCAGAAGCTCCCAATGAGGTTCCTTTCTATTTTGCAGACGGCGCACCCACGCCGCCTGCATTGGGAGGCGTGGGCATTTCACCGACTTTGCACGACCCAACGGCTTTTGTCGCTGCTGGTGCAGCACCGACTACGCCGCACGTGGTAGAACCTGCCAGCATTAGCTCAAACGGCGGACGAATTCCTAGTTCCGTGGCAGGAAGTGGTGCATCGCCCTCGGCGATTCAACACGGCAACAACATTAATCTGGAGAATCCACAGACCAGTTTTCCCGACGAAAACTTAAAAAGTGACGCCATCCCCTCCTCCATTGGTTCGGGCAGGGAAACATCCCCAGAACAGTTGCCCTTCCAATCCCATTTTTCGTTTGAATCCCAATTACAAAAAGCGCTGGAAGCACTCTCGGGCACGAACCACGTTGCTTCAGTACCTCAAATAGGAAGTCCATACTATTTTCTTTCGGGCAACGCTTTGCACGGGTTAGGAGATGGTGTTGTACCGCAATTTCCTTTTGTTTCTTCCACAACAGCTTCCGCCAATAGCTTACAATCAGCACCAAAGCTACCGCTGGACGCTGCACTCATCAAAAAAGACTTTCCCATTCTTCAGGAAACTGTCAACGGGAAACCTCTGATTTGGTTGGATAACGCGGCTACGACCCAAAAGCCCAAGTTGGTCATCGACCGTTTGAGTTATTTTTACGAACACGAAAACTCAAACATTCACCGCGCCGCCCACGAGTTAGCTGCTCGCGCCACCGATGCCTACGAAGCGGCACGCGAAAAAGTCAGAGCGTTTTTGAATGCTGCTTCGACCAACGAAATTGTGTTTGTTCGGGGGGCAACGGAAGCGATTAATTTGGTTGCTAAAAGTTTTGGAGAGCAATTTATTAACGCAGGTGATGAAATCATTGTCAGCCACCTTGAGCACCACGCCAACATTGTGCCTTGGCAGCAATTGGCGCAGAAAAAAGGCGCGCGTTTGCGCGTGATTCCCGTGGATGATGATGGTCAAGTAATCTTGGAAGAGTACGTAAAATTGCTCAATTCCCGCACCAAACTCGTATCGTTCACGCAGGTCTCCAACGCCTTAGGAACGGTTACTCCTGCCAAACAAATCGTTGAACTCGCTCATCAGATTGGCGCAAAAGTGTTGGTCGATGGGGCTCAGTCGGTTTCGCACATGAGCGTGGATGTTCGTTACTTAAACGCCGACTTTTTTGTCTTTTCGGGGCACAAGGTGTTCGGGCCAACGGGCATTGGCGTGGTTTATGGCAAAGAAGAGTTGCTGAATCAGATTCAACCTTGGCAAGGTGGAGGAAACATGATCAAAGACGTAACGTTTGAGCGTACCGTTTACCACCCTGCTCCTTCTCGTTTTGAAGCAGGAACAGGAAACATCGCCGACGCAGTGGGGCTCGGCGCAGCCATTGACTACGTCACAGGTTTAGGCATGAACCTTATTTACCAATACGAGCATCAATTGTTGCACTACGCCACTCATTTGTTGAAAGACGTTCCAGGGCTTCGATTGGTAGGTACTGCTCCCGACAAAGCCAGTGTTTTGTCGTTTACCTTAAAGGGGTACACCAACGACGAAGTAGGGCAAGCCCTTAACAAAGAGGGAATTGCGGTTCGTACGGGACACCATTGTGCACAGCCTATTTTGCGGCGTTTTGGCTTGGAAAGTACCGTTCGACCTTCGTTGGCGTTTTACAATACCTGCGCCGACATCGACACGTTGGTAGAAACGCTCTACCGTTTGCAACATAAAAAATAA
- a CDS encoding phytanoyl-CoA dioxygenase family protein — translation MKRLDTQTFTFNEKLTEEQISFFNQNGFLHFKNFIAKDTVQLFLNEFKRIEEQILTDGEQKINGVPLKFGKDLDGSPLVQRICFASKFSPILREYIQDPRIQSLTTLIGGDARVGEDEKDGLVFNHYVRDKHSKFTSMGWHTDSPRDLFLGQKIHKMLNIGTHLDDCLSRNGGLKVLPGTHTQGVFQTLFRKKQFIDHQPDVNEVGLDIEAGDLTIHDGDLWHRVEASVFEGEQSRRRVMYVPIVTGKYVPKNEHSKTPFYQRLAKYVVK, via the coding sequence ATGAAAAGATTAGACACTCAGACCTTTACTTTCAACGAAAAATTGACAGAAGAACAAATCTCTTTTTTCAATCAAAACGGTTTTTTGCACTTTAAAAACTTCATTGCCAAAGACACCGTTCAGTTGTTTCTCAACGAATTCAAGCGGATTGAAGAACAAATTTTGACCGATGGCGAACAAAAAATCAACGGAGTGCCCCTCAAGTTTGGAAAAGACCTCGACGGCAGCCCGTTGGTTCAGCGAATTTGCTTTGCGTCAAAGTTCAGCCCCATCCTGCGCGAATATATCCAAGACCCTCGTATCCAATCGCTTACCACTTTGATAGGCGGTGATGCCCGCGTGGGAGAAGACGAAAAAGATGGGCTGGTCTTTAATCATTACGTTCGAGACAAACACAGCAAGTTTACTTCCATGGGATGGCATACCGACAGCCCACGAGACTTGTTTTTAGGACAAAAAATTCACAAAATGCTCAATATCGGTACTCACCTTGATGACTGCCTAAGCCGCAACGGGGGTCTCAAGGTGTTACCGGGTACGCACACCCAAGGCGTTTTTCAGACGCTTTTCCGCAAAAAACAATTCATCGACCACCAGCCTGACGTCAACGAGGTAGGTCTCGATATTGAAGCGGGTGATTTGACGATTCACGACGGCGACTTGTGGCATCGGGTAGAAGCCAGTGTTTTTGAGGGCGAACAGTCACGCCGTCGCGTCATGTATGTACCCATTGTGACAGGAAAATACGTACCCAAAAACGAACATAGCAAAACCCCTTTTTATCAGCGTCTTGCGAAATATGTTGTTAAATAA